One uncultured Alphaproteobacteria bacterium genomic region harbors:
- the fdrA gene encoding putative acyl-CoA synthetase with NAD(P)-binding Rossmann-fold domain (Evidence 3 : Function proposed based on presence of conserved amino acid motif, structural feature or limited homology; PubMedId : 3309887, 7500942; Product type pe : putative enzyme) yields MLSAHLIKGTFQDSVTLMVLSRDLSALPEVDRVSVMMGTSANKDVYRETGLWHEALADAAPNDLCVVVDSGSSDPAIAEGIAAQVKERLAALARGGSKARYPIAHSFRRALALAPKADVALISVAGQYAHGLAGEALDAGLNVMIFSDNVEVAQERDLKDRATARGLLVMGPDCGTAIVHGAPLAFANRVPAGSIGVVGASGTGIQELTCQIARRGGGITHALGLGGRDLSDAVGGLSAETALDLVAADAATRVVAFVSKPPAAKVRDRLLEKMGGLGKPVVALFLGDRPGRRDVRDLHLARTLDEAAALAVELAEIDSVAASAPVPKGRGIRGLFTGGTLAGEAAQLLAEALDLAPDAAHADGFMLHAGGHRIVDLGDDVYTRGRPHPMIDPFARNEMIRAVADDADAGVLLVDVVLGFGSHADPAGEVARSVEEMRTARGEGAPIAVVATLTGTPEDPQDYLTQARKLEDAGILIAGSVRAAVLLALRLLSPRRAAPGQPPALLAASPVVVNIGLRGFADDLAANGVDVVHLQWEPPAEGSDRLRRLAAALK; encoded by the coding sequence CGGCCAACAAGGACGTCTACCGCGAAACCGGACTATGGCACGAGGCCCTCGCCGACGCCGCGCCCAACGATCTCTGCGTCGTCGTCGATTCCGGCAGTTCCGATCCGGCGATCGCCGAAGGGATCGCCGCCCAGGTGAAGGAGCGGCTCGCCGCTCTCGCCCGGGGCGGCAGCAAGGCCCGCTACCCGATCGCCCACAGCTTCCGGCGCGCGCTCGCGCTCGCGCCGAAGGCGGACGTCGCGTTGATCTCGGTCGCCGGGCAGTACGCCCACGGCCTCGCCGGCGAGGCGCTCGACGCCGGGCTCAACGTGATGATCTTCTCCGATAACGTCGAGGTCGCGCAGGAGCGCGACCTCAAGGACCGCGCCACCGCGCGCGGCCTCCTGGTGATGGGGCCGGATTGCGGGACGGCGATCGTCCACGGCGCGCCGCTCGCCTTCGCCAACCGCGTTCCCGCGGGGAGCATCGGCGTGGTCGGCGCGTCCGGCACCGGCATCCAGGAACTGACCTGCCAGATCGCGCGGCGGGGCGGCGGCATCACCCATGCCCTCGGCCTCGGCGGACGCGATCTGTCGGACGCGGTGGGCGGCCTCTCGGCCGAGACCGCCCTCGATCTCGTCGCCGCCGACGCGGCGACGCGGGTCGTCGCCTTCGTCTCCAAACCCCCGGCGGCGAAGGTGCGCGACCGCCTTCTCGAAAAGATGGGCGGCCTCGGCAAGCCGGTGGTCGCGCTGTTCCTCGGCGACCGACCCGGCCGCCGCGACGTCCGCGACCTGCATCTTGCGCGGACCCTCGACGAGGCGGCGGCGCTCGCGGTCGAACTCGCCGAAATCGACTCCGTCGCCGCTTCGGCGCCGGTGCCGAAGGGACGCGGCATCCGCGGCCTCTTTACCGGCGGCACGCTCGCCGGAGAGGCGGCCCAACTGCTCGCCGAGGCGCTCGACCTCGCGCCCGACGCCGCCCATGCCGACGGCTTCATGCTGCACGCCGGGGGGCATCGCATCGTCGATCTCGGCGACGACGTCTACACCCGCGGGCGGCCGCATCCGATGATCGATCCCTTCGCCCGCAACGAAATGATCCGCGCCGTCGCCGACGATGCCGACGCGGGCGTGCTCCTGGTCGACGTGGTGCTCGGTTTCGGCAGCCACGCCGATCCCGCCGGCGAGGTCGCGCGGTCCGTCGAGGAGATGCGGACCGCCCGAGGCGAAGGCGCGCCGATCGCCGTCGTCGCGACCCTCACCGGCACCCCCGAGGATCCGCAGGACTACCTCACCCAGGCGCGGAAACTCGAGGACGCCGGCATCCTGATTGCCGGCAGCGTGCGGGCGGCGGTCCTTCTGGCGCTCCGGCTGCTTTCCCCCCGGCGAGCCGCGCCGGGGCAGCCGCCCGCACTTCTTGCCGCGTCTCCGGTGGTCGTCAACATCGGTCTGCGCGGCTTCGCCGACGATCTCGCGGCCAACGGGGTCGACGTCGTCCACCTGCAATGGGAACCGCCCGCGGAAGGCTCCGATCGCCTGCGCCGCCTCGCGGCCGCCCTCAAATGA
- the yahG gene encoding conserved hypothetical protein (Evidence 4 : Homologs of previously reported genes of unknown function), with protein MYASIDEANAAVIAEIRKARPHLVDVRPARDCIPALAEGRVLMHAGPPIAWSEMTGPMKGAVLGACLYEGWAKTNAEAEALAAKEIRFVPCHDQGAVGPMGGITSGGMPVLVVRNLEQGNVAYCNLNEGIGKVMRFGAFEGEVQTRLAWMRDVLAPVLSAALRRKPDGVDLIALMGQAITMGDEFHQRNIAASALLMKALAAEIAAGEAKPADKVEVLRFLERTDQFFLNVAMACCKCIMDAGHAVGAGSIVTAMTRNGRDFGIRVSGLGSRWFSAPVNTPVGLFFTGFTQTDANPDIGDSAITETYGIGGAAMIAAPGVTRFVGSGGFSDALEISDKMREIYVDTNPVLQIPTWDFQGACLGLDVRRVVETGITPVINTGIAHRLPGIGQVGAGTVHPPLACFEQALEALAAARAQAV; from the coding sequence ATGTACGCCTCGATCGATGAAGCCAATGCCGCGGTGATCGCGGAAATCCGCAAGGCCCGTCCCCATCTCGTCGATGTCCGCCCCGCGCGCGACTGCATCCCGGCGCTCGCCGAGGGCCGGGTTCTGATGCACGCCGGTCCGCCGATCGCCTGGTCGGAGATGACCGGCCCGATGAAGGGCGCGGTGCTCGGCGCCTGCCTTTACGAAGGTTGGGCGAAGACCAACGCCGAGGCCGAGGCCCTGGCGGCGAAGGAAATCCGCTTCGTGCCCTGCCACGACCAGGGCGCGGTGGGGCCGATGGGCGGCATCACCTCGGGCGGCATGCCGGTTCTGGTGGTCCGCAACCTCGAACAGGGCAACGTCGCCTACTGCAACCTCAACGAAGGCATCGGCAAGGTGATGCGCTTCGGCGCGTTCGAGGGCGAGGTGCAGACCCGGCTGGCGTGGATGCGCGACGTGCTCGCCCCGGTGCTCTCCGCGGCCCTGCGGCGGAAGCCCGACGGCGTCGACCTGATCGCTCTGATGGGGCAGGCGATCACCATGGGCGACGAGTTCCATCAGCGCAACATCGCCGCCTCGGCGCTGCTGATGAAGGCGCTCGCCGCCGAGATCGCCGCCGGTGAAGCCAAGCCCGCCGACAAGGTGGAGGTGCTGCGCTTCCTCGAACGCACCGATCAGTTCTTCCTCAACGTGGCGATGGCCTGCTGCAAGTGCATCATGGATGCGGGGCATGCCGTCGGCGCGGGCAGCATCGTCACCGCGATGACCCGCAACGGCCGCGATTTCGGCATCCGCGTGTCGGGCCTCGGCAGTCGCTGGTTCTCCGCGCCGGTCAACACTCCGGTCGGGTTGTTCTTCACCGGCTTTACCCAGACCGACGCCAATCCCGACATCGGCGACAGCGCGATCACCGAAACCTACGGCATCGGCGGGGCGGCGATGATCGCCGCGCCGGGCGTGACCCGCTTCGTCGGGTCCGGCGGCTTCTCCGACGCCCTCGAGATCTCCGACAAGATGCGCGAGATCTACGTCGACACCAATCCGGTGCTGCAGATCCCGACCTGGGACTTCCAGGGCGCCTGCCTCGGCCTCGACGTGCGCCGCGTCGTCGAGACCGGCATCACGCCGGTGATCAACACCGGCATCGCGCACCGCCTGCCCGGCATCGGCCAGGTCGGCGCGGGCACCGTGCATCCGCCCCTGGCGTGTTTCGAGCAGGCGCTCGAAGCCCTCGCCGCGGCGCGCGCGCAGGCGGTCTGA